The following are from one region of the Veillonella nakazawae genome:
- a CDS encoding ribonucleoside-diphosphate reductase subunit alpha, with translation MEIMIKKRDGHFEPLSVEKTKRMIAFACLGLDSCDPLELELDAKLQFVDGMTTKEIQKTLVQTAIEKVISKKDDGFGNQVNKMNQDWQFVAARLFLFDLYKEAAITRRYKAFGYGNFPNLVHMLVEEKKYADFFVTEYTPDELQELGDYIKPKRDYLFNYEGLKLLADRYLVKGFNKEIFELPQERFMAIAMHLALVEGENKVEYAKKFYDLMSQLKMTTATPTLANAGTPFHQLSSCFISGVDDNLWSIYDVNSKFSRVSKHGGALGIYLGKVRALNSDIRGFKNSSGGVIPWIRLYNDTAVAVDQLGKRKGGATVTLDIWHKDFYEFVELRTNNGDDRRKAHDIFPAISVPNIFMERMIGRENFTLFDPHEILAVKGYALEDFYDTDDNKEFTKRYLECEQDPNLHGIEVPALDMMKKIMRSAVETGTPFIFFRDTVNAANPNKHAGMIYASNLCHEIAQNVGFTNLAEEIINEDGTITTKTNTGDMVTCNLNSISLGRISDEELEENIALQIRMLDNVISINQAPVPESRMTSDKYRAIGLGTSGYHHYLVNHDIQWESDEHIEVADKLFENIAYYSIKASMELAKEKGAYPAFKGSEWETGEYFTRRGYTSDRWKQLAADVAKYGIRNGYLMAVAPTGSTSNIANTTAGIDPIFKKFFIEEKKGSFTPKTAPDLNNKTFWLYKEAHTIDQQWSIKACGVRQRHIDQAQSFNLYITPQMKAKEILDLYVEAYKQGIKTIYYIRNQSLEMDECTSCSS, from the coding sequence ATGGAGATTATGATCAAGAAACGGGATGGCCATTTCGAGCCTTTATCCGTTGAAAAAACGAAACGTATGATTGCCTTCGCATGTTTGGGGTTAGATTCTTGTGATCCACTAGAATTGGAGTTAGATGCGAAGTTACAATTCGTTGATGGCATGACTACTAAAGAGATTCAAAAAACTTTAGTACAAACTGCTATCGAAAAGGTTATCTCTAAAAAAGACGACGGTTTCGGCAACCAAGTTAATAAAATGAACCAAGATTGGCAGTTTGTAGCAGCTCGCCTCTTCTTGTTCGATCTCTATAAAGAAGCCGCTATCACTCGTCGTTATAAAGCATTCGGTTATGGCAACTTCCCAAATCTTGTACACATGCTTGTAGAAGAGAAAAAATACGCTGACTTCTTCGTTACAGAATATACACCTGATGAATTGCAAGAATTAGGCGATTACATCAAACCTAAGCGCGACTACCTCTTCAACTATGAAGGTCTTAAATTATTGGCTGACCGTTACTTGGTAAAAGGCTTCAACAAAGAAATCTTTGAATTGCCACAAGAACGCTTCATGGCTATAGCAATGCACTTGGCATTGGTAGAGGGCGAAAACAAAGTAGAATACGCTAAGAAATTCTACGATTTGATGAGCCAGTTAAAAATGACAACAGCTACACCTACATTGGCAAATGCAGGTACACCATTCCATCAGTTGTCCTCTTGCTTTATCTCTGGTGTAGATGATAACTTATGGTCCATTTACGACGTAAACAGCAAGTTCTCCCGCGTATCTAAACACGGTGGTGCTCTTGGTATCTACCTTGGTAAAGTTCGTGCATTGAACTCCGATATCCGCGGTTTCAAAAACTCCTCTGGTGGCGTTATTCCTTGGATCCGTTTATACAACGATACAGCGGTTGCCGTAGACCAATTGGGTAAACGCAAAGGCGGTGCTACAGTAACACTCGATATTTGGCACAAAGACTTCTACGAATTCGTAGAGCTTCGTACAAATAATGGTGACGACCGTCGTAAAGCACACGATATCTTCCCTGCTATCTCTGTTCCAAACATCTTCATGGAACGCATGATCGGCCGTGAAAACTTCACCCTCTTCGACCCTCATGAAATCTTGGCTGTAAAAGGCTATGCTCTAGAGGACTTCTACGACACAGACGATAACAAAGAGTTCACAAAACGTTACCTTGAATGTGAACAAGATCCGAACTTACACGGCATCGAAGTGCCAGCACTAGACATGATGAAAAAAATCATGCGCTCTGCTGTTGAAACTGGTACACCATTCATCTTCTTCCGCGACACTGTAAACGCTGCAAACCCTAACAAACATGCAGGTATGATTTACGCGTCCAACTTGTGCCACGAAATTGCACAAAACGTTGGCTTCACAAACCTTGCTGAAGAAATCATCAACGAAGACGGCACTATCACTACAAAAACAAATACAGGCGACATGGTTACATGTAACTTGAACTCCATCAGCCTTGGCCGTATTTCTGACGAAGAATTGGAAGAAAATATCGCTCTTCAAATCCGCATGTTAGACAATGTTATTTCTATCAACCAAGCACCAGTTCCAGAATCTCGCATGACTTCTGATAAATACCGTGCTATTGGTCTTGGTACTTCTGGTTACCACCATTACCTTGTAAACCACGATATCCAATGGGAATCTGATGAGCACATTGAAGTAGCAGATAAATTGTTCGAAAACATCGCGTACTATTCCATCAAAGCTTCCATGGAATTGGCGAAAGAAAAAGGTGCATACCCTGCATTCAAAGGTTCCGAATGGGAAACTGGTGAATACTTCACACGTCGTGGCTACACATCCGATCGTTGGAAACAATTGGCTGCAGACGTTGCAAAATACGGCATTCGCAATGGTTATTTGATGGCCGTAGCTCCTACAGGTTCTACTTCCAACATTGCAAATACTACAGCTGGTATCGACCCTATCTTCAAAAAATTCTTCATCGAAGAGAAGAAAGGTTCTTTCACACCAAAAACTGCACCAGATTTGAACAACAAAACATTCTGGCTCTACAAAGAGGCGCATACAATCGACCAACAATGGTCCATCAAAGCTTGTGGCGTACGTCAACGTCATATTGACCAAGCACAATCTTTCAACTTGTATATCACACCTCAAATGAAAGCGAAAGAAATCCTAGATCTTTATGTTGAGGCCTATAAACAAGGTATCAAAACAATCTACTACATCCGTAACCAATCCCTTGAAATGGATGAATGCACTAGCTGCTCCTCCTAA
- a CDS encoding flavodoxin family protein, translating into MKSIVIYSSLTGNTKQVAEAITSVLPAGTPCVSMKEVPSDISSYDLVFAGFWVDKGTANKEARDVLGTLHNPHIALFATAGVPPQMAHAKESLINAANCLPDGVEPVGTFICQGKVDPKVIEMMYKMFPKGHSHGQSADRDARHKQAAVHPNEDDFKAAQDFAEDILTKLG; encoded by the coding sequence ATGAAGTCTATTGTTATATATTCATCCCTTACGGGAAATACTAAACAAGTGGCAGAGGCTATTACTAGCGTATTGCCTGCAGGTACACCATGTGTATCTATGAAAGAAGTGCCGTCCGATATATCATCCTATGATCTTGTATTTGCAGGATTTTGGGTGGATAAAGGGACAGCTAATAAAGAGGCCCGTGATGTACTAGGCACATTGCATAATCCTCACATTGCTCTGTTTGCAACAGCTGGCGTACCACCGCAAATGGCACATGCTAAGGAGAGCTTAATTAATGCAGCAAATTGTTTACCTGATGGCGTAGAGCCTGTAGGAACCTTCATCTGCCAAGGTAAGGTAGATCCTAAGGTTATCGAAATGATGTACAAGATGTTCCCGAAAGGGCATAGCCATGGTCAATCTGCTGATCGCGATGCACGTCATAAACAAGCTGCAGTACATCCAAATGAAGACGATTTTAAAGCGGCCCAAGACTTTGCTGAAGATATCCTTACAAAGCTTGGATAA
- a CDS encoding iron-containing alcohol dehydrogenase, which translates to MEFSYFLPVNIQFGWNKVDNVAEFVAPYGKKALIVTGRTSAKKSGLYDRVVAKLDAAHIGHVLFDQVDANPLTTTALDGAALAKSESCDMVIAIGGGSIMDCAKGIAFMAVNEGDINDYIFNRKVSDNALPLIVIPTTCGTGSEGNGFGVLTNPETGDKKSLRCNAIVPKVSIVDPAVMGTMPPHVLASVGFDALCHNIEAYTSKTAQPFTDALAHYAVTLLAQYLVPLYKHVKATAEGKSAVLNEIQLTKAWESVTLASTIGGMVINTAGVTLAHGMEHPASGLKDITHGVGLAVIEPVAVEYTWSANPDKFSALARIFNHGDGSELGEALRLIVHDLDLTTNLTELGFTKKDIPWLVDNVYVVATGNIANTVAEISREDIEALYKKMF; encoded by the coding sequence ATGGAATTCTCTTATTTTTTACCTGTAAATATCCAATTTGGTTGGAATAAAGTAGATAATGTTGCTGAGTTTGTTGCACCGTACGGCAAGAAAGCACTTATTGTAACTGGTCGTACTAGTGCTAAAAAATCTGGTTTATATGACCGGGTGGTAGCAAAGCTTGATGCAGCTCATATCGGTCATGTATTGTTTGATCAAGTGGATGCCAATCCATTGACCACGACAGCCTTAGACGGCGCTGCGTTAGCTAAATCTGAAAGCTGTGATATGGTTATTGCTATCGGCGGTGGTTCCATCATGGACTGTGCTAAAGGGATTGCCTTTATGGCGGTGAATGAAGGCGATATTAACGACTATATTTTCAACCGTAAAGTTAGTGATAATGCATTGCCTCTTATTGTTATTCCAACGACTTGTGGTACCGGCTCTGAAGGTAACGGTTTTGGGGTGCTTACCAATCCTGAAACAGGTGATAAGAAATCCTTACGCTGCAATGCTATTGTGCCAAAGGTTTCTATTGTAGATCCTGCTGTAATGGGTACAATGCCACCTCATGTATTGGCATCTGTAGGCTTTGATGCACTATGCCACAACATCGAGGCCTATACCTCTAAAACAGCACAACCTTTCACCGATGCATTGGCTCATTATGCGGTGACATTATTAGCACAATATCTTGTACCTCTATATAAACATGTGAAAGCAACGGCGGAAGGCAAATCAGCTGTTCTCAACGAAATTCAGCTTACAAAAGCTTGGGAGTCCGTTACATTAGCTAGCACAATTGGGGGCATGGTTATTAACACAGCTGGTGTAACATTAGCACATGGTATGGAACATCCAGCCAGTGGCCTTAAAGATATTACCCATGGTGTAGGCCTTGCTGTTATTGAACCTGTTGCAGTGGAATATACATGGAGTGCAAACCCTGATAAATTTAGTGCCTTAGCTCGGATATTTAACCACGGAGATGGTTCCGAACTAGGCGAAGCATTACGCCTAATCGTACATGACCTAGACCTTACTACAAACCTTACAGAATTGGGCTTTACGAAAAAAGATATTCCATGGCTCGTAGATAATGTATACGTTGTAGCTACAGGCAATATAGCTAATACAGTAGCTGAAATAAGCCGTGAAGATATTGAAGCGTTGTATAAAAAGATGTTTTAA